The following are from one region of the Penaeus chinensis breed Huanghai No. 1 chromosome 5, ASM1920278v2, whole genome shotgun sequence genome:
- the LOC125025917 gene encoding gamma-glutamyl hydrolase-like, with translation MQAWWSLALALAALWRAVTPSPLLQLNERPVIGILAQEMDASLAAAVHGALSPPSGVRLRRSLASPAAASKSTEDAAKETAPQGGLQSQQNYEYLTFEEDEELQKPEVDIVPNAEAEARAPAAASPPTHALAAMTTSPEAPVSSTPTESSKSYIAASYVKFVEAAGARVVPILINQDKDYYERILSSINGVLFPGGAVAIDQTSGYGRAGKLIYDTAVQMNSVGDVFPLWGTCLGFELLMGLAAKGEEIRAQCMAQNSADHVKLDNDYAEGHLLRHMPKALLKALITNPVTANFHHFCVTPKNFSDFGVDKVYRPLAYSCDKRGVEYVAMAEGRDFPFYAVQFHPEKAPYEWTTAPGHNEIPHTRVAVHLSAFLGDVFVSKARRSNHRFANATEEATSLIYNFPALYTGAKSPLEQVYVF, from the exons ATGCAGGCGTGGTGGAGTCTCGCGCTGGCGTTGGCTGCGTTGTGGCGCGCCGTGACGCCCAGCCCGCTGCTGCAGCTCAATGAGAGGCCCGTCATTG GCATTCTGGCGCAGGAGATGGACGCCAGCCTGGCCGCGGCTGTGCACGGCGCCCTTTCGCCTCCCTCGGGCGTCCGCCTCCGACGTTCCTTGGCGTCGCCGGCCGCTGCCTCGAAGAGCACCGAAGACGCCGCCAAGGAGACCGCGCCGCAGGGAGGCCTCCAGTCCCAGCAGAACTACGAGTACCTCACCttcgaggaggacgaggagctgCAGAAGCCGGAGGTGGACATCGTTCCGAACGCGGAGGCCGAGGCAAGGGCCCCCGCGGCCGCCAGCCCCCCCACCCATGCCCTCGCCGCCATGACCACGTCTCCTGAGGCGCCGGTGTCCTCGACGCCGACGGAGTCATCGAAGTCCTACATTGCTGCCTCGTACGTGAAGTTCGTGGAAGCCGCCGGCGCCAGGGTGGTCCCGATCCT AATCAACCAAGACAAAGACTACTACGAGCGTATCCTGTCTTCCATCAACGG AGTGCTCTTCCCTGGCGGAGCCGTAGCCATCGACCAGACCAGTGGATACGGACGCGCCGGCAAACTCATATATGAC ACGGCGGTGCAGATGAACAGCGTCGGCGACGTGTTCCCTCTGTGGGGCACCTGCCTGGGCTTCGAACTCCTGATGGGGCTGGCGGCGAAGGGCGAGGAGATCAGGGCGCAGTGCATGGCTCAGAACTCGGCAGATCACGTCAAGCTCGAtaatg acTACGCCGAGGGCCACCTGCTGCGCCACATGCCCAAGGCCCTGCTTAAAGCCCTCATCACGAATCCAGTCACCGCCAACTTCCACCACTTCTGCGTCACGCCCAaa AACTTCAGCGACTTCGGCGTGGACAAGGTGTACCGCCCCCTGGCCTACAGCTGCGACAAGAGGGGCGTCGAGTACGTGGCGATGGCCGAGGGGAGGGATTTCCCCTTCTACGCCGTGCAG TTCCACCCTGAGAAAGCCCCTTACGAGTGGACGACGGCGCCTGGACACAACGAAATCCCACACACTCGAGTCGCGGTTCATCTGTCGGCGTTCTTGGGTGATGTTTTCGTAAGCAAAG cccgCAGGAGCAACCACCGCTTCGCCAACGCCACTGAGGAGGCGACATCCCTCATCTACAACTTCCCTGCATTGTACACCGGCGCCAAGTCCCCGCTGGAACAGGTCTACGTCTTCTAA